A genomic stretch from bacterium includes:
- a CDS encoding crotonase/enoyl-CoA hydratase family protein, giving the protein MSDLVTIDIKDHVADVRLNRPEKMNAVNPAMWKAIYEAGASLEDNREVRAVVLSGNGRAFSAGLDMESMQGMVSRDADAPGAGGSLKSDGGGRPENAFQRAAIIWKRLPMPVIGAIHGVAYGAGAQIALGADIRFVAPDVRFSILEIKWGLIPDVGISQTLREVVSLDVAKELTWTGRILDGPAAKELGLATHVSERPLDDALELAAEIATKSPDAIRRGKRLLEETWRADDRTGLELEAHLQGQLVGSPNQIESVKANFEKRTPSYDLPND; this is encoded by the coding sequence ATGTCCGACCTCGTCACGATCGACATCAAGGACCACGTCGCCGACGTCCGCCTGAATCGCCCCGAGAAGATGAACGCAGTCAACCCGGCCATGTGGAAGGCGATCTACGAGGCGGGGGCTTCCCTCGAAGACAACCGCGAGGTCCGCGCCGTCGTGCTCTCGGGCAACGGCCGCGCCTTCTCCGCTGGCCTCGACATGGAGTCGATGCAGGGGATGGTCAGCCGTGACGCGGACGCGCCCGGTGCGGGCGGCAGCCTGAAGAGTGACGGAGGGGGACGTCCGGAGAATGCGTTCCAGCGTGCGGCGATCATCTGGAAGCGACTGCCGATGCCGGTGATCGGCGCGATCCACGGCGTGGCCTACGGCGCCGGGGCCCAGATCGCGCTCGGGGCGGACATCCGCTTCGTCGCCCCGGACGTGCGCTTCTCGATCCTCGAGATCAAGTGGGGACTGATTCCCGACGTGGGCATCTCGCAGACCCTGCGCGAAGTCGTGTCCCTCGACGTGGCCAAGGAGTTGACCTGGACCGGCCGGATCCTCGACGGCCCTGCCGCCAAGGAGCTCGGCCTCGCGACCCACGTCTCCGAACGCCCCCTCGACGATGCCCTCGAGCTCGCCGCCGAGATCGCCACCAAGTCGCCGGACGCGATCCGTCGCGGCAAGCGGCTGCTCGAAGAGACCTGGCGCGCGGACGACCGGACCGGCCTCGAGCTCGAAGCGCATCTCCAGGGTCAGCTCGTCGGCTCGCCCAATCAGATCGAATCGGTGAAGGCGAACTTCGAGAAGCGCACGCCGAGCTACGACCTGCCGAACGACTGA
- a CDS encoding carboxymuconolactone decarboxylase family protein: MAEKTRRERGLEMIKKVYAGDVVTPPEGNVFTDIMLEQVFAEQWARDVMSIRDRRILLLGIIAEKGEAMTFGIQVKAALKNGELRPEDVRELLLMIAQYSGYPRAAALIGIVEEKIAEVAKEQAEA, from the coding sequence ATGGCCGAGAAGACCCGCCGCGAACGCGGACTCGAGATGATCAAGAAGGTGTACGCGGGAGACGTCGTCACGCCGCCGGAGGGCAATGTCTTCACCGACATCATGCTCGAGCAGGTCTTCGCCGAGCAGTGGGCGCGGGACGTGATGTCGATCCGTGATCGCCGGATCCTGCTGCTCGGTATCATCGCCGAGAAGGGCGAGGCGATGACCTTCGGGATCCAGGTGAAGGCGGCGCTGAAGAACGGCGAGCTCAGACCGGAAGACGTCCGCGAGCTGCTCCTCATGATCGCGCAGTACTCCGGCTACCCCCGCGCCGCGGCGCTGATCGGCATCGTCGAGGAGAAGATCGCCGAGGTCGCCAAGGAGCAGGCCGAGGCCTGA
- a CDS encoding nuclear transport factor 2 family protein: MTEDHPAMIAARGSWKAAQAGDKLAWLDLMADDVVVEDPIGVAPTNPTGKGVHGKEELSAFFDANIGPNDLTIEARDSRTAGMESAHHLTLTTKFPNGVTARVSGIFTYRVNEAGKLTNLRGFWEMADMAIEQPDAD, from the coding sequence ATGACCGAAGACCATCCCGCGATGATCGCCGCCCGCGGCTCCTGGAAGGCCGCCCAGGCGGGAGACAAGCTCGCCTGGCTCGACCTCATGGCCGACGACGTCGTCGTCGAGGACCCGATCGGCGTCGCCCCGACGAACCCGACCGGCAAGGGCGTGCACGGCAAGGAGGAGCTGAGTGCCTTCTTCGACGCCAACATCGGCCCGAACGACCTGACGATCGAGGCGCGCGACTCCCGAACCGCGGGGATGGAGTCGGCGCATCACCTCACGTTGACCACGAAGTTCCCGAACGGGGTGACCGCGCGGGTCTCCGGAATCTTCACGTATCGCGTGAACGAAGCCGGCAAGCTCACGAATCTACGAGGCTTCTGGGAGATGGCGGACATGGCCATCGAGCAACCCGACGCAGACTGA
- a CDS encoding DegT/DnrJ/EryC1/StrS family aminotransferase, with protein MSAPSRIEPRVVRYGGALFDQNEIDRVNAQLSDPMGLVPGAKVMEFEARVAEYMGMQHGVMVNSGSSALMIAMRLANLPLGSEVITPALTFSSDVAAIYHAGCTPVFLDVGLSDYQVRVDQIPDVVTDATRAILIPDLVGGICDWDLVRKYADEHDLFVIHDSADTLGGSLRGRKTATRADISITSFSIFHIITALGNGGMVFFDDDKYLDRALHLRAWGRSSEKYMFGTQMENSDGRFLEDLDGVEYDGLFIFEENAYGFIPNECGAAFGLGQMDKIDTLWKLREERFQWHTEYLRQHEDKFVLPTVLPDTETTWLCYPIQLRPETGWSRRKLQRQLEDSGIMSRVIFSGNITRHPQLKNHEYRVHPDGLGNCDQIMEHGIMLPCHPTMTREDCEYLYQVIEDFIEAGGEITVEERIA; from the coding sequence ATGTCCGCACCGTCCCGAATCGAGCCCCGCGTCGTCCGCTACGGCGGCGCCCTCTTCGACCAGAACGAGATCGACCGGGTGAACGCGCAGCTCTCGGATCCGATGGGCCTGGTCCCGGGCGCCAAGGTCATGGAATTCGAGGCGCGGGTCGCCGAGTACATGGGCATGCAGCACGGCGTGATGGTGAACTCGGGCTCCTCCGCGCTGATGATCGCGATGCGGCTCGCGAACCTGCCGCTCGGCAGCGAGGTGATCACGCCCGCCCTCACCTTCTCGTCCGACGTCGCCGCGATCTACCACGCCGGCTGTACGCCGGTCTTCCTCGACGTCGGTCTCTCGGACTACCAGGTCCGCGTCGACCAGATCCCCGACGTGGTGACCGACGCGACCCGGGCGATCCTGATCCCGGATCTGGTCGGCGGGATCTGCGACTGGGACCTCGTCCGAAAATACGCCGACGAGCACGACCTCTTCGTGATCCACGATTCCGCGGACACCCTCGGCGGGTCCCTCCGCGGCCGCAAGACGGCGACCCGCGCGGACATCTCGATCACGAGCTTCTCGATCTTCCACATCATCACCGCGCTCGGGAACGGCGGGATGGTCTTCTTCGACGACGACAAGTATCTCGACCGCGCGCTCCACCTCCGGGCCTGGGGGCGCTCCTCCGAGAAGTACATGTTCGGCACGCAGATGGAGAACAGCGACGGCCGGTTCCTCGAGGACCTCGACGGCGTCGAGTACGACGGGCTCTTCATCTTCGAGGAGAACGCGTACGGGTTCATTCCGAACGAATGCGGCGCCGCGTTCGGCCTGGGCCAGATGGACAAGATCGACACGCTCTGGAAGCTCCGCGAGGAGCGCTTCCAGTGGCACACCGAGTACCTGCGCCAGCACGAGGACAAGTTCGTCCTCCCGACGGTCCTCCCGGACACCGAGACGACCTGGCTCTGCTACCCGATCCAGCTCCGTCCCGAGACCGGCTGGAGCCGCCGCAAGCTCCAGCGCCAGCTCGAGGACTCCGGGATCATGAGCCGGGTCATCTTCTCGGGGAACATCACCCGCCATCCGCAGCTGAAGAACCACGAGTACCGCGTCCACCCCGACGGCCTCGGCAACTGCGATCAGATCATGGAGCACGGCATCATGCTCCCCTGTCACCCGACGATGACCCGCGAGGACTGCGAGTACCTGTACCAGGTGATCGAGGACTTCATCGAGGCCGGCGGCGAGATCACCGTCGAAGAGCGGATCGCCTGA